One segment of Polyangiaceae bacterium DNA contains the following:
- a CDS encoding DUF3427 domain-containing protein: MACPFCTLDASLTYESELVVAFRDRFPVTEGHTLVIPRRHVETYFDANAFEKAELWRAVDAVKAALDAEFHPHAYNVGFNAGRAAGQTVMHLHIHVIPRREGDVEDPRGGVRGVIPGKQKYGNADLAVRDSALSSSYARVDSSTSARPRLIRGSGDPLLPHLVAGISRAVAVDIAVAFVLRSGVERLLPHLEDVLARGGRVRLVTGDYLDGTDPHALRMLLDAAERPEGAGALELFVFETGDAGKSFHPKAYLLRSGMDGDEAFVGSSNVSATALGDNVEWNYRVVERAGIAEVSAAFEALLASSHVRPLSAGWVDAYEKRRRPQLRVKPAEIADAASELVPGEAEAALEVATPHAIQREALAALRATRAEGNGAGLVVLATGLGKTWLSAFDSGEFERVLFVAHREEILAQARATFRRVRPQAHLGLFTGKEKAPEADVLFASIQTLGRAQHLKQFARDAFDYIVIDEFHHAAARTYRSVIDWFSPKFLLGLTATPERTDGGDLLALCAENLVYRCDIARGIDEQLLSPFRYFGVPDDVDYAQIPWRSRRFDEAALTLAIATETRAQNTLEQLREHGGRRALGFCVSVRHADYMRDFFRRAGLRAAAVHSEASSDPRALSLEQLADGELDIVFAVDVFNEGVDVPLVDTVLMLRPTESRILWLQQLGRGLRKAEGKTLNVVDYIGNHKTFLLKANAILDLIAGYNAAGLTVSEMLRRYESGELAFPPGCEITYDLSVIEVLRTLCAPSSGEAALRQWYEGFCELHGQRPTALEAMHEGFNPRLARKSHGSWLRFVAATGNTRGEPAIRGLTAGELAVLRQCGEFLDALETTPMSKSYKMLTLLGMLNAGAFPGEIGIDALTEEFARVAARSARTRADVGAALEDRAELRANLEKNPIPAWTGGKGTSGKPQFEYASGVFRSLVQVEPSLAPALVDLARELADWRLADYLSRSATAEGELGVFKVSHASGKPILRFDRRVCPKLPEGWTMVLADGEEYEGNFAKIALNVLRRPGTEANVLAEVMRGWFGEVAGKPGTRQHVVCVGREDGVELKPQGEVEAPGAVLHRRYLREQIPGLYGCLFEPTPWRQGYVRERDKNAFFLLVTLEKKGMRDEHAYEDRFLDARTIQWISQRQMQRGSNMSQDLRNHRQLGVTVHLFVRAKGKTPEGKASPFLYLGPADFVDWEHDNPISVRFALKHAVPEALWEELGISADSA; this comes from the coding sequence GTGGCTTGCCCCTTCTGCACCCTCGACGCCTCGCTGACTTACGAGTCAGAGCTGGTCGTCGCGTTTCGGGATCGCTTTCCCGTGACGGAGGGGCACACCCTGGTCATCCCGCGGCGGCATGTGGAGACGTATTTCGACGCGAATGCGTTCGAGAAGGCGGAGCTGTGGCGGGCCGTAGATGCCGTCAAGGCCGCGCTCGACGCCGAATTCCACCCGCATGCGTACAACGTGGGGTTCAACGCGGGGCGTGCGGCGGGGCAAACGGTGATGCATTTGCACATTCACGTGATCCCGCGGCGGGAGGGCGACGTGGAGGATCCGCGGGGCGGCGTGCGCGGCGTGATTCCGGGGAAGCAGAAGTACGGGAACGCCGACTTGGCGGTGCGCGACTCGGCGTTGTCGTCGAGCTACGCGCGGGTCGACTCGAGCACGAGCGCGCGGCCGCGGTTGATCCGCGGGAGCGGGGATCCGCTATTGCCGCACTTGGTAGCGGGGATTTCCCGCGCGGTTGCCGTGGACATCGCGGTCGCGTTTGTGTTGCGCAGCGGAGTGGAGCGGTTGTTGCCGCACTTGGAGGATGTGCTCGCGCGGGGCGGGCGCGTACGGCTAGTGACCGGGGACTACTTGGATGGCACCGATCCCCACGCGCTGCGCATGTTGCTGGACGCGGCGGAGCGTCCCGAGGGTGCGGGCGCCTTGGAGCTATTCGTGTTCGAGACTGGTGACGCGGGCAAGAGCTTCCACCCCAAGGCGTACTTGCTGCGCTCGGGGATGGACGGCGATGAGGCCTTCGTGGGCAGCTCGAACGTGAGCGCGACGGCGCTCGGGGACAACGTGGAGTGGAACTACCGTGTGGTGGAGCGCGCCGGGATCGCCGAAGTGTCGGCGGCGTTCGAGGCGTTGCTCGCGTCGTCCCACGTGCGTCCGCTGAGTGCGGGCTGGGTCGACGCGTATGAAAAGCGCCGTCGCCCCCAGCTGCGGGTGAAACCCGCGGAGATCGCTGACGCTGCGTCGGAGCTGGTGCCGGGCGAGGCGGAGGCGGCGCTCGAGGTCGCGACGCCGCACGCGATCCAACGAGAGGCGCTGGCGGCGCTGCGGGCGACACGCGCGGAGGGCAACGGGGCAGGGCTGGTGGTGCTGGCGACGGGCTTGGGCAAGACGTGGCTCAGCGCCTTCGACAGCGGCGAGTTCGAGCGCGTGCTGTTCGTAGCGCATCGCGAAGAGATCTTGGCTCAAGCCCGAGCGACGTTTCGCCGGGTGCGACCCCAAGCGCACTTAGGGCTGTTCACGGGCAAAGAGAAGGCGCCCGAAGCCGACGTTCTGTTCGCGTCGATCCAGACGTTAGGTCGTGCGCAGCACCTGAAGCAGTTCGCACGGGATGCCTTTGACTACATCGTGATTGACGAGTTCCATCACGCCGCCGCGCGCACCTATCGCAGCGTGATCGACTGGTTCTCGCCCAAGTTTCTTCTCGGTCTGACCGCCACGCCCGAGCGCACCGACGGCGGCGATCTGCTCGCGCTGTGTGCCGAGAACTTAGTGTACCGCTGCGACATTGCACGCGGGATCGACGAGCAGCTGCTGTCGCCCTTTCGCTACTTTGGCGTGCCGGACGACGTGGACTACGCGCAGATCCCGTGGCGAAGTCGACGCTTCGACGAGGCCGCGTTGACCTTGGCGATCGCGACGGAGACCCGGGCGCAGAACACCTTGGAGCAGCTGCGTGAACACGGCGGAAGGCGCGCGCTGGGATTCTGCGTATCCGTGCGTCACGCGGACTACATGCGTGACTTCTTCCGGCGCGCGGGGCTGCGTGCGGCGGCCGTGCACTCCGAAGCGAGCAGCGACCCACGGGCACTGTCCTTGGAGCAGCTCGCCGATGGCGAGCTGGACATCGTGTTCGCGGTGGACGTGTTCAACGAGGGCGTGGACGTACCGCTGGTGGACACCGTGCTGATGCTGCGGCCGACAGAGTCGCGCATCCTGTGGCTGCAGCAGCTGGGGCGCGGGCTGCGCAAGGCCGAGGGCAAGACCCTGAACGTGGTCGACTACATTGGCAACCACAAGACCTTCTTGCTCAAGGCCAATGCGATCTTGGATCTGATCGCTGGCTACAACGCCGCTGGCTTGACCGTGTCGGAGATGCTGCGCCGCTACGAGTCCGGCGAGTTGGCGTTCCCGCCGGGTTGCGAGATCACGTACGACCTGAGCGTCATCGAAGTGCTAAGGACGCTGTGCGCACCGAGCAGCGGCGAGGCGGCGCTACGCCAGTGGTACGAGGGATTCTGCGAACTCCACGGCCAGCGGCCCACAGCGCTAGAGGCGATGCACGAGGGTTTCAACCCACGCTTGGCGCGCAAGTCGCATGGCTCGTGGCTGCGCTTCGTGGCGGCGACGGGCAATACCCGCGGTGAACCTGCGATCCGGGGGCTGACGGCAGGCGAACTCGCCGTGTTGCGCCAGTGTGGCGAGTTCCTGGACGCGCTCGAAACCACGCCCATGTCCAAGAGCTACAAGATGCTGACGTTGCTGGGTATGCTCAACGCAGGCGCGTTTCCCGGCGAGATCGGGATCGACGCCCTCACGGAGGAGTTCGCACGCGTCGCCGCGCGTTCTGCACGAACGCGAGCAGACGTAGGCGCGGCCTTGGAGGATCGGGCGGAGCTTAGGGCGAACCTGGAGAAGAACCCGATCCCGGCGTGGACCGGCGGGAAGGGCACCAGTGGGAAACCGCAATTCGAGTATGCCTCTGGCGTATTTCGATCCTTGGTTCAGGTCGAGCCCTCGCTTGCACCAGCGCTTGTGGATCTTGCGCGGGAGCTCGCGGACTGGCGCCTCGCGGACTATCTATCGCGCAGCGCGACCGCTGAGGGCGAGTTGGGCGTGTTCAAGGTGAGCCATGCGTCAGGCAAGCCTATTCTGAGGTTTGATCGCCGAGTGTGTCCCAAGCTGCCGGAGGGCTGGACGATGGTGCTAGCCGACGGCGAGGAGTACGAAGGCAACTTCGCGAAGATCGCACTGAACGTTCTGCGTCGGCCCGGCACGGAGGCAAACGTGCTGGCGGAGGTGATGCGAGGGTGGTTTGGCGAAGTAGCCGGCAAGCCGGGGACGCGACAGCACGTGGTGTGCGTCGGACGAGAGGACGGTGTGGAGCTGAAGCCGCAAGGGGAGGTGGAGGCGCCCGGTGCCGTGCTGCACCGGCGCTATCTGCGCGAGCAGATCCCGGGCCTGTACGGTTGCTTATTCGAGCCCACGCCGTGGCGACAGGGCTACGTCCGCGAGCGCGACAAGAACGCTTTCTTTCTGCTGGTCACGCTTGAGAAGAAGGGCATGCGCGACGAGCACGCCTACGAGGATCGCTTCTTGGACGCAAGAACCATCCAGTGGATCAGCCAGCGTCAGATGCAGCGCGGCAGCAACATGAGTCAGGACTTGCGCAATCACCGACAGCTCGGTGTGACCGTGCACCTATTCGTGCGAGCGAAAGGCAAGACCCCTGAAGGCAAAGCGTCGCCGTTCTTGTATCTCGGCCCGGCGGACTTTGTGGACTGGGAGCACGACAACCCGATCTCCGTGCGCTTCGCGCTGAAGCACGCCGTGCCGGAAGCGCTTTGGGAGGAGCTAGGGATTTCGGCAGACAGCGCATAG
- the istB gene encoding IS21-like element helper ATPase IstB, whose amino-acid sequence MGVIDELVPLLKKLKLSGVLHSLELRLCESVDDNLAYEEFLYRLLKDEVERREAKQLDQRLRRANFEHQKTLEDFDFHFNPEIPKSKVLDLATCTFVARRQNVLLLGQTGVGKSHIAQALGHRACRLGHSVLYVESNDLLRQLRAARADLSYDRKMARLTGVDLLIIDDLGLRQLSDPEPIDLYELVRLRYQKTSTIITSNRDTEELAELFGDALLASAAMDRLLHDAHVLSLVGETYRNPTRSKRARKSNNNQEATT is encoded by the coding sequence ATGGGTGTCATTGACGAGCTGGTACCGTTGCTGAAGAAGCTGAAGCTCAGTGGAGTGCTCCACTCTCTCGAGCTACGGCTCTGCGAATCCGTTGACGACAACCTGGCCTACGAGGAGTTTCTCTACCGGCTGCTGAAGGACGAGGTCGAACGGCGCGAAGCCAAGCAGTTGGACCAGCGGTTGCGGCGTGCAAACTTTGAGCACCAAAAGACGCTCGAGGACTTCGACTTCCACTTCAATCCGGAGATCCCGAAGTCGAAGGTACTGGACCTGGCCACGTGCACCTTTGTCGCCCGCCGGCAGAACGTGCTGCTCCTAGGCCAGACCGGGGTCGGCAAGAGTCACATCGCTCAGGCCCTGGGGCATCGAGCCTGTCGTCTCGGCCACTCCGTGCTCTACGTGGAGTCGAACGACCTGCTCCGACAGCTGCGCGCTGCTCGTGCAGATCTCAGCTACGACCGGAAGATGGCACGCCTCACTGGCGTCGACTTGCTGATCATCGACGACCTTGGTCTGCGCCAGCTTTCTGACCCGGAGCCCATCGACCTCTATGAGCTCGTCCGACTTCGCTACCAGAAGACCTCGACCATCATCACCTCGAATCGGGACACCGAAGAACTCGCGGAGCTATTCGGTGACGCCCTGCTCGCCAGCGCGGCCATGGACCGGCTCCTCCACGACGCTCACGTCCTGAGCCTCGTCGGCGAAACCTATCGCAACCCAACGCGCTCGAAGCGAGCACGCAAGAGCAACAACAATCAGGAGGCAACGACATGA
- the istA gene encoding IS21 family transposase — translation MHRLQELVRLHRSGTKAREVARLLRMGRNTERRYRSAISKAGLLRGELAELPSREELKAAVLEHAPPKLPPQQESSVERWRPVVEQLQDRGCGPTAIYDRLRIEEPEFAGSLAAVKRLVATLKRERGPVAEDVVIPVETEPGDVAQVDFGYAGYRIDPATQKLRKSWVFVMVLGYSRHQFSKVVFDQRTSTWLSLHEEAFRHFGGVPQTMVPDNLKAAVIRAAYGVDDPQSALNRSYRELARHYGFKIDPAPPRAPNKKGKVESSVKYVKNNALKGRDGEPIDDTNRFLTMWVSEVAGQRTHGTTGKRPLEVFEAVEKSALRALPAKPYEPVEWKQATVHRDSHVVFSGRMYSVPWRHIGRQVWVRATPATVAVYFDDERIATHRRSGSGLRSTEEAHLPAERAQLRHRSRSYWEERADRLGGDVGRFVRDVFDADDALSQLRQVQAIVTHLEKFPAQRAQGACRRASFYGTHSYQVIKNILNQALDLEPLPTSRPSRTTWADPPRFARDSKQWRIDEEGTDGCH, via the coding sequence ATGCACAGGCTTCAGGAGCTGGTGCGACTGCACCGGAGCGGGACCAAGGCTCGTGAGGTGGCGCGCCTGCTGAGGATGGGACGGAACACCGAGCGGCGCTACCGCAGTGCGATATCGAAGGCGGGGTTGCTGCGGGGCGAGTTGGCAGAGCTCCCCTCGCGGGAAGAGTTGAAGGCGGCGGTGCTCGAGCATGCGCCGCCCAAGCTCCCGCCGCAGCAGGAGTCGAGCGTCGAGCGATGGCGGCCTGTCGTCGAACAACTTCAGGACAGGGGATGTGGTCCTACGGCGATCTATGATCGTCTGCGGATCGAGGAGCCGGAGTTTGCGGGCAGCCTGGCGGCGGTCAAGCGACTGGTCGCCACGCTCAAGCGGGAGCGCGGTCCGGTTGCGGAAGACGTCGTCATTCCGGTCGAGACCGAGCCGGGCGATGTTGCGCAAGTCGACTTTGGCTATGCCGGCTACCGCATCGACCCAGCGACGCAGAAGTTGAGGAAGAGCTGGGTCTTCGTGATGGTGCTTGGGTACAGCCGGCACCAATTCTCGAAGGTCGTCTTCGACCAGCGGACGTCAACGTGGCTGTCGCTGCACGAAGAGGCGTTTCGTCACTTTGGTGGTGTTCCGCAAACGATGGTGCCCGACAACTTGAAGGCGGCTGTGATCCGCGCGGCGTATGGTGTGGATGACCCGCAGAGCGCCCTGAACCGCAGCTACCGGGAGCTGGCGCGTCACTACGGCTTCAAGATCGATCCAGCGCCTCCCCGTGCCCCGAACAAGAAGGGCAAGGTCGAGTCGAGCGTGAAGTACGTGAAGAACAACGCGCTGAAGGGCCGGGATGGGGAGCCCATCGACGACACCAACCGCTTCCTCACCATGTGGGTCAGCGAGGTAGCAGGACAGCGCACTCACGGCACGACTGGCAAGCGGCCTTTGGAGGTCTTCGAGGCAGTCGAGAAGTCAGCTCTTCGTGCGCTCCCTGCGAAACCGTACGAGCCGGTCGAATGGAAGCAGGCGACGGTGCATCGTGACAGCCACGTCGTCTTCAGCGGGCGCATGTACTCTGTGCCCTGGCGCCATATTGGGCGCCAGGTGTGGGTGCGTGCCACGCCCGCGACGGTCGCTGTGTACTTTGATGACGAGCGCATCGCGACGCATCGTCGCAGCGGAAGCGGCCTCCGAAGCACAGAGGAGGCGCACCTGCCCGCGGAACGCGCCCAGCTCCGACATCGCAGTCGCAGCTACTGGGAGGAGCGCGCCGATCGGCTTGGCGGCGACGTAGGTCGCTTCGTGCGTGACGTCTTCGATGCCGACGACGCTCTGTCGCAGCTCCGACAAGTGCAGGCCATCGTTACCCATCTGGAGAAGTTTCCCGCCCAGCGGGCACAAGGCGCGTGTCGACGAGCGAGCTTCTATGGCACTCACAGCTACCAGGTCATCAAGAACATCTTGAACCAGGCTCTGGATCTCGAGCCGCTGCCGACGTCTCGCCCCTCGCGAACAACGTGGGCGGACCCACCGCGCTTCGCACGCGATTCGAAACAGTGGCGCATCGACGAGGAGGGGACCGATGGGTGTCATTGA
- a CDS encoding DUF4145 domain-containing protein, with product MAGTVADTKEDEQQDSPPVAYGTLYELLSCPKCEQITMRSGFWHDGMEPEEWSTTIIYPSERPRIQGLPPDVEREFRAAEQVAPISANAYAVLLGRVLDAVCDDRNASGKSLHERLTDLATRQEIPGNLVGMAHNLRQLRNVGAHANLGDLTTQEVPVLEALCRAVLEYVYAAPKLVERVERLVAKLKGT from the coding sequence GTGGCCGGAACCGTTGCTGACACAAAGGAGGACGAACAGCAGGATTCCCCACCTGTAGCGTACGGCACGCTCTACGAACTGCTCTCGTGCCCGAAGTGCGAGCAAATCACCATGCGTTCCGGATTCTGGCACGACGGGATGGAACCAGAGGAGTGGTCCACGACAATCATCTATCCCTCGGAGCGGCCGAGAATCCAGGGGCTCCCGCCGGATGTTGAACGCGAGTTCCGCGCCGCAGAGCAGGTTGCGCCGATCTCAGCCAATGCATACGCCGTTCTACTCGGTCGGGTCCTGGACGCGGTGTGCGACGACCGCAATGCGTCAGGCAAGAGCCTCCACGAACGCCTGACAGACCTGGCGACCCGGCAGGAAATCCCAGGGAACCTCGTGGGAATGGCCCACAATCTGCGACAGCTTCGCAACGTGGGTGCCCACGCAAACCTTGGCGACCTCACGACCCAAGAGGTTCCGGTTCTCGAGGCACTTTGTCGCGCTGTGCTCGAGTACGTCTACGCCGCCCCAAAGCTCGTCGAGCGCGTCGAAAGGCTGGTCGCGAAGTTGAAGGGGACCTGA
- a CDS encoding TIGR04141 family sporadically distributed protein, which yields MKKQTQVRALTIFLAKAGVRRDSVVDVSDRSAIHTRVKLGSSVIGDLYTYATVRRHPSWVQLFSNTVDPEKLGLWTSSASAVLLVQRKKRIFALTFGYGRHAIRTEAVEGTFGLRVTLNVVDEASIRSIDRKTFEGVTTHVREQASKVTSISSFGLNAERDLLRAVVGTPSETRYGQRLSGMDALSAAARVDLHELPALLDQYLAAASDTTYRKKYAWIDNIQEVRDPRVIEGLQNQLVADVAARRLARKWLAVPDLLDWEDIEGFRYGRGDRSALHQDLHFSTYLKSIRKRSALTWARMSAHRVRCFSAVTSQAAHEWPLTYCIYAEIDHAGGSYLLNGGSWFQLDTGFVKRLDKDLASIPSSSLPLLEYRDGEDEADYNKRLAASLGKACLMDAKQIPFGGGHSSVEYCDVLRSDNVLYHVKRYRGSSVLSHLFAQGVVSGLAFASDAQFRKALNKKLPPSFRLKNTARRPRISSYEIAYVVASKSASRLILPFFSRVTLRGARQQLEALGYRVTLTKVPIR from the coding sequence ATGAAAAAGCAGACGCAAGTTCGCGCGCTAACCATTTTCCTAGCCAAGGCGGGTGTCCGCCGCGATTCTGTCGTCGACGTTTCTGACCGATCCGCCATCCATACCAGGGTGAAGCTCGGGAGCAGTGTGATTGGGGACTTGTATACGTACGCCACTGTGCGCCGTCATCCCAGTTGGGTGCAGTTGTTCTCAAACACCGTCGATCCCGAGAAGCTCGGACTGTGGACGAGCAGCGCCTCCGCGGTGTTGCTTGTTCAGCGTAAGAAGAGGATTTTTGCGCTGACATTCGGCTACGGACGGCACGCGATCCGCACGGAAGCGGTGGAAGGCACTTTCGGACTGCGAGTTACCCTCAACGTGGTCGATGAGGCCTCAATCCGTTCAATCGACCGCAAGACGTTCGAGGGCGTCACCACACATGTGCGTGAGCAGGCGAGCAAGGTGACTAGTATTTCGTCCTTCGGGTTAAACGCCGAGCGAGATCTTTTGCGTGCGGTCGTCGGCACACCGAGCGAGACCAGATATGGGCAACGACTGTCTGGAATGGACGCTTTGTCCGCGGCTGCCCGCGTGGACTTGCACGAGCTTCCGGCGCTGCTCGACCAGTACTTGGCCGCAGCGTCTGATACTACGTACCGGAAGAAGTATGCTTGGATCGACAATATCCAGGAGGTGCGGGATCCTAGGGTGATCGAGGGGCTTCAAAACCAGCTCGTGGCGGACGTGGCCGCCCGAAGATTAGCAAGAAAGTGGCTCGCGGTGCCTGACCTTCTCGACTGGGAAGACATTGAAGGCTTCCGCTACGGCCGCGGTGACCGTTCTGCCCTCCATCAAGACTTACACTTCTCGACATACCTGAAGAGTATTCGAAAGCGCAGCGCGCTCACATGGGCTCGGATGAGCGCGCATCGCGTGCGCTGCTTCTCAGCCGTGACCTCGCAAGCAGCTCACGAGTGGCCACTGACATACTGCATCTACGCCGAGATCGATCATGCCGGTGGCTCCTATCTTCTCAATGGCGGGTCGTGGTTTCAGCTGGATACCGGGTTTGTAAAGCGCCTGGATAAAGACCTAGCATCCATCCCTTCGTCATCCTTGCCGCTGCTGGAGTACAGGGATGGTGAGGACGAGGCAGACTACAACAAGCGCCTGGCTGCATCGCTGGGGAAGGCTTGCCTGATGGACGCGAAGCAAATCCCATTCGGAGGAGGTCACAGCAGCGTTGAATACTGCGACGTACTGCGCTCGGACAATGTTCTCTACCACGTTAAGCGGTACCGCGGTTCAAGCGTCCTGAGTCACCTTTTTGCTCAGGGAGTGGTGTCTGGGTTGGCGTTTGCGTCCGATGCGCAGTTTCGTAAGGCACTCAACAAGAAGCTTCCGCCCTCGTTCCGCCTAAAGAACACCGCGCGCAGACCCCGAATCAGTTCCTATGAAATCGCCTACGTGGTCGCGAGCAAGTCTGCGTCGAGACTGATCCTGCCCTTCTTTAGCCGGGTCACCTTGCGTGGCGCGCGCCAGCAGCTCGAAGCACTCGGCTACCGAGTCACCCTAACCAAGGTCCCGATTCGCTGA
- a CDS encoding DEAD/DEAH box helicase — translation MAAFDRLSGALAYQIANTLGWRELRPVQDQTIEAVLDGKNAVVLAPTAGGKTEAAFFPLLSQMDAQDWKPVSVLYLSPIRALLNNQEDRVQRLAGMVGRRAFKWHGDVGQGERKRFIADPTDALLITPESLESMLMSSWVPAHALFEGLQAIIIDEVHAFADDDRGAHLASVLERLMRFCKRDVQRLGLSATVGNPEEILAWLRGSSEREGVVVDPGGARKEAALALDYVGAMENAADVIQRLHPGKKRLVFVDSRGKAEKIGNLLNESDTMTFVAHGSLSITARREAESAFAEGRDCVIVATSAMELGIDVGDLDHVLQIDAPPSVASFLQRMGRTGRRAETTPNCTFLVTDEMKVLAAAAILRLFREGYVEPVRPSRRASHIFAHQVMTLGIQVDGVLRQDVDYWLGKATPFADLTAEDRTAIIDHMLEKEILSDQGGKLWLGPEGEKQFGRAHFRELYAVFEVPRLVTVRASHEEIGVVEAQFLQSIDSDDKPGSFKLAGKAWEILHIDWRRAVCTVRPAPKGRTPRWVGEPRHLSYELCQAMRAVLTETSVDPAWSRRAQEVMTSLRADYTFLSDGPAPMVDTHDRITWWTFAGGGANTLLGRMLEKELGEKVIASNTSIKLEGDAARSGAAVRELLRTWGAEGRPTAGDARQFAEGAARSRLSKFQVCLPEAYYLDLVVEKAVDLAGAKRVVGTAD, via the coding sequence ATGGCAGCGTTCGACCGGCTCTCCGGTGCGCTCGCGTATCAAATCGCCAACACCCTGGGCTGGCGCGAACTGCGCCCGGTGCAAGACCAAACCATCGAAGCGGTTCTGGACGGCAAGAACGCCGTCGTGCTCGCGCCGACCGCGGGTGGCAAGACCGAAGCAGCGTTTTTCCCGCTCTTGTCGCAGATGGACGCCCAGGACTGGAAGCCGGTGTCCGTCCTCTATCTGTCACCCATTCGCGCCCTTCTGAACAACCAAGAAGACCGCGTGCAGAGGCTCGCCGGCATGGTTGGGCGCCGCGCCTTCAAGTGGCACGGCGACGTGGGGCAGGGGGAGCGCAAGCGCTTCATCGCGGATCCAACGGACGCCCTGCTCATCACGCCGGAGTCCCTCGAGTCGATGCTGATGAGTTCCTGGGTTCCCGCACACGCTCTGTTCGAAGGGCTGCAGGCCATCATCATCGACGAAGTCCATGCGTTTGCCGACGACGACCGCGGCGCGCATCTCGCCTCGGTGCTGGAGCGGTTGATGCGCTTCTGCAAAAGAGACGTCCAGCGTTTGGGACTGTCTGCGACCGTCGGCAATCCGGAAGAGATCCTCGCTTGGCTGCGCGGCAGCTCGGAGCGCGAGGGCGTGGTGGTCGATCCCGGCGGCGCGCGCAAGGAAGCCGCGCTCGCGCTGGACTACGTGGGCGCCATGGAAAACGCCGCGGATGTGATCCAGCGGCTGCACCCCGGCAAGAAGCGTCTCGTCTTCGTGGACTCCCGCGGAAAAGCCGAAAAGATCGGCAATCTGCTGAACGAGAGCGACACGATGACCTTCGTCGCTCACGGTTCGCTTTCCATCACCGCGCGGCGGGAAGCAGAGAGCGCGTTCGCCGAGGGCCGCGACTGCGTCATCGTGGCCACGAGTGCCATGGAGCTCGGGATCGACGTGGGCGATCTAGATCACGTGCTTCAGATCGATGCACCGCCCAGCGTCGCCAGCTTCCTCCAGCGCATGGGCCGCACCGGCAGGCGCGCGGAGACCACCCCGAACTGCACGTTTCTGGTGACGGACGAGATGAAAGTGTTGGCAGCCGCGGCCATCCTGCGGCTGTTCCGCGAGGGCTACGTGGAGCCAGTGCGTCCGAGTCGTCGCGCGTCACACATCTTTGCGCACCAAGTGATGACGCTTGGGATCCAGGTGGACGGCGTGTTGCGCCAGGACGTCGACTACTGGCTCGGCAAGGCCACGCCCTTCGCAGATCTCACCGCCGAGGACCGCACAGCAATCATCGACCACATGCTCGAGAAGGAAATCCTTTCCGATCAAGGCGGCAAGCTCTGGCTCGGCCCCGAAGGCGAAAAGCAATTCGGCCGCGCGCACTTCCGCGAACTCTACGCCGTGTTCGAAGTTCCACGGCTGGTCACGGTCCGCGCCTCCCACGAAGAAATCGGCGTCGTCGAGGCTCAGTTCCTCCAATCCATCGACTCCGACGACAAGCCCGGCAGCTTCAAGCTCGCGGGCAAAGCGTGGGAGATCTTGCACATCGACTGGCGGCGCGCGGTCTGCACCGTCCGCCCCGCCCCCAAAGGCCGCACCCCCCGCTGGGTCGGCGAACCGCGCCACCTCAGCTACGAACTCTGCCAAGCCATGCGCGCCGTGCTCACCGAAACCAGCGTCGACCCCGCCTGGTCCCGCCGCGCCCAAGAAGTGATGACGAGCCTGCGCGCCGACTACACGTTCCTGAGCGATGGCCCAGCCCCCATGGTCGATACCCACGACCGTATCACCTGGTGGACCTTCGCCGGCGGCGGCGCCAATACGCTGCTGGGCCGCATGCTCGAGAAAGAACTTGGCGAAAAGGTGATCGCATCCAACACGAGCATCAAACTCGAAGGCGACGCCGCGCGGAGTGGTGCCGCAGTGCGGGAGCTATTGCGTACATGGGGCGCTGAAGGCCGACCCACTGCGGGCGATGCGCGTCAGTTTGCGGAGGGCGCCGCGCGCAGCAGGTTGTCGAAGTTCCAGGTATGTTTGCCGGAGGCGTATTACTTGGATCTTGTCGTGGAGAAGGCGGTGGATTTGGCGGGGGCGAAGCGGGTTGTGGGGACGGCGGATTGA